The Microbacterium amylolyticum genome includes the window CCGCATGCGTCCGTGCCTCGCGCCCTGTCGCCTTCTGCACACGCGCGGCATTGCCGCGAACGATTTGCGCTGCTTTCTGACCTTTTTCGACCAGATCCGCCGTGGCCGCTCCGCGGCTGAGAGCCTCCAGTCCGAGCGCACCCGATCCCGCATAGAGGTCGAGAACCGCTGTGTCGTCAAGCATCCCCGTGGTTTCCAGGGCGCCGAACAGCGATTCGCGGACCCGGTCACTCGTTGGCCGTGTTCCGCTGGGCGGGACGTCGAGTCGTGTGCCGCCCGCGTCTCCGGAAATGATCCTCGTCACGCCTCCAGCCTACGGTCCGTGTTTTCCGGTGCGCGGATGCGGCGATGCGGAATCGTTGGTCGGGGGTCGAAACTATGCTCGAACCATGTCGTTCACGCTCGAGACCTCGCTGGCCACCGCGGTGGGGGAGAAGCCCGCGAAGCAACTCCAACGCGGATTCGGCATGGAAACCGTCGGCGACCTCGTTGCGCACTTTCCGCGGCGGTACGCCGTCCGTGGCGAGTTAACCCCGATCAGCGAGCTGCCCGTCGGAGAGCCGGCGACGATTGTTGCCGAAGTGCGCAGCGCCAGCGTCCGATCGATGCGCAACCGTCGCGGAAAAATCGTCGAGGTCATCATCGGCGACGGGCAGGACGAAATGTCGCTCACGTTCTTCGGCCAGGAGTGGCGGCTGAAGGAACTCACGCAGGGCAGGCGCGGCGTGTTCTCCGGCAAGGTCGGTATGTACCGCGACGAGCTGCAGTTCTCGCACCCCGACTATCAGCTGTTCGAAGATGATGGCGATGCCGTCCGCAGCGCCACCGAGTTCGCCGACCTCCCCATTCCGCTGTACCCCGCCACGTCCACGGTGCGGTCCTGGGAGGTGTCGAAGCTGATCGCGACGGTTCTTGACCAGCTTGGCCCCGTGCCCGACCCGCTGTCCGACGAGATGCGTGCGCAGCAGAAGATGCTTCCCGCGCGCGAGGCTCTCGAGAAGATCCACCGCCCCCGCACCGAGATCGATCATCGACATGCGCGGCACACGCTGCGAATGCACGAGGCGCTCGTCATGCAGACCGCGCTGCTTCAGCAACGTCTCCTCGTGAAGTCGGCGGCGGCGACGCCGCGGCCGGCTCAGCCCGGTGGTCTGCTTGAACGCTTCGATCGTGCGCTGTCGTTTACGCTCACGCCTGATCAAGAGACGGTCGGCGCTCAACTCGCGGCTGACCTGGTTTCCGATTCCCCGATGAATCGTCTTGTGCAGGGTGAGGTCGGCTCAGGCAAGACGCTCGTTGCGCTCCGCGCCATGTTGCAGGCGATTGAGACGGGCGGACAGTGCGCTCTCATTGCACCGACGGAGGTCCTGGCCGGTCAGCATATTCGGTCGATCACGAAAATGCTCGGCCCTGATATCGCGGCGGAAGTGATCCCGACGCTGCTCACCGGGCAGATGGCCGCTGCCGACCGGCGACGGGCGTCCCTGCGCGTCGCATCCGGTCAGGCACGCATCGTGGTGGGAACGCATGCCCTCCTCAGCGACAAGACCACGTTTGCCGACCTCGGATTCGTTGTTGTCGATGAGCAGCATCGCTTCGGCGTGGAACAGCGCGAAACGCTGCGGGCGAAGGGCACACACCCTCACGTTCTCGTCCTCACGGCGACTCCGATTCCCCGCACCGTGGCGATGACCGTTTTCGGCGACCTTGATGTCTCAACGATTCGCACGATGCCGGCCGGACGCGCTGGCATCGAAACGTATGTCGCGCCGATCGCGGAAAAGCCCGCGTGGTTTCACCGGGTGTGGGAAAGAACCGCGGAGGAGGTGGCCAACGGGCACCAGGTGTTCGTCGTGTGCGCCGCAATCGATACGGAGGGCGACGGCTCGGCCGTTCAGGACGACGGCACAGTGCTCGAAGCGCCGCCAGAGGGCGGACCGAAGGGCCCCCGCTTCGGCGTGGTTCAGGTTGCCGAGCTGCTCGGGCATCAGACATCGACGAGTCATCTGCGGATCGCCATCTTGCACGGCCGGATGCCGGGCGATGAGAAGGACACGATCATGCAGTCGTTCGCCCGCGGTGATATCGACGTGATCGTGGCAACTACCGTGATCGAGGTCGGCGTTGACGTGCCCAACGCCTCCACGATGGTGATTCTCGATGCCGATCGCTTCGGCGTGTCTCAGCTGCATCAGCTGCGCGGCCGTGTCGGGCGTGGTGAGGTGCCCGGGCTCTGTCTTCTTGTCACGGAGGCGCTCATCGCCTCACCGGCACGGGACCGCGTTGATGCGGTTGCGGCGACACTCGACGGGTTCGAGCTGGCTGAAGTGGACCTTGAGCTGCGCGGCGAGGGAGATGTTCTCGGCGACACCCAGTCCGGCATGCGGTCATCGCTGAAGCTCCTGCGCGTTGTCAAGGATGCCTCGCTGATCCAGCAAGCACGCGGAATCGCGCAGGGCATCCTTGATGAGGACCCCACCCTGGAGGGTCATCCCGAGCTGGCCGTGCTGCTGGCCGCGCGTGTCTCGAGCGAGGAACGTGCGGCACTCCGGAAGAACTGAGTGGTAACTCGGAAGATCCGAGCCACGCGTATTTTTCTGCCGGTACGCTGTCGATCATGAGCAACCGGATTGCCGTTGTCCCGGGATCGTTCGACCCCCCGACTCTCGGACACCTCGACATCATCCGCCGCGCCGCAGCATTGTACGACGAGATTCATGTTCTCGTCGTACACAATCCTGACAAAGAGGGCATGCTTCCGCTTCCCCTCCGGCTCCAGCTGCTGGAGCAGTCGATCGCTGAGGCCGGGTTCTCCGGAAAGGTCACGGTGGGGTCCTGGAGCGTAGGCCTGCTCGTTGACTACGCGCAGGAAGTGGGCGCCGGGGTTCTCGTGAAGGGTATTCGCGGTCAGCAGGACGTGTCGTACGAGACGCCCATGGCCGTGGTGAACAATCATCTTGCGGGGATCGAGACGGTGTTCCTGCTTGCTGACCCTGCCAACTCGGTCGTTTCCAGCTCACTTGTTCGACAGGTGGCCGGTCTCGGCGGCGATGTCTCGCCGTATGTTCCGTCCGCCGTTGCCCGATACCTCGCCCAGTCGACGCCCAGCGATTTCTAGCGGCGCGTTTCCCCGGACTCTGTGCCTGATCAGGTGGGCACACGTACGCTAGTGATGTGAAGAATCGACTTTCTGGACCGTTCGTGCTGCGAGTGCGAGATATCGTCCGTCAGCCGGGCGAGATGCGTGAGCACGAGCTCACGATTCCCGCGCCAGAGCGTTGGGGGCAGGGGATCGTCGCGGTCCAGAAGGACCGCGAAATCAGAATCGACGTGCGCCTCGAATCCGTTCATGAGGGCGTTCTCGTCAGCGGAACGGCGTACACCGACTTCGAGGGGGAGTGCAGCCGGTGCCTGAAGGCGATCTCCCAGCCGGTCGAAGTCGAGTTCCAGGAGCTTTTCGAGTACCCTGGACAGGAAACTTCTGACTATGAGCTTCAAGACGACCACGTGGATCTTGAAACTCTTGTCAGGGAAGCGATAGTTCTCACGCTTCCGTTTCAGCCGGTCTGTCGGCCGGATTGCCCCGGCCTTGATCCAGCCACGGGTGAGTTGCGTTCCGACGAATCCGGCGTGGCGCAGGAGCCCATCGATCCTCGTTGGGCTGCGCTCCATAAACTCACTGAAACCGAGTCGGCGTCTGACGCCGTCAAGACTAGAGAAGAGAAGTAGCCATGGCAGGTAACCCTCCGAAGCGCCGGGTATCCCGCTCGAACACGCGTTCGCGCCGTTCGCAGTGGAAGGCAAAGGCCCCGGCCCTCGTGAAGACGATTGAGAACGGCAAGGTCGTTTACAGCCGTCCTCACCAGGCGAAGGTTGTCACCGACTCGCAGGGCACCGAGCTGTACCTCGAGTACAAGGGCCGCAAGGTCGCTGACGCCTAAGTCGTCACCCACCTCGCATGGCAGTGCGCACCTCTGAGAGCGCGCAGTCATCGCTTACCGAGAAGCTCGGCGTCGAGATTGACGCCGAGCTTCTCGCATTAGCGCTGACGCACCGCTCCTACGCATACGAAAACGGGCAGATCCCGCACAACGAACGGCTAGAGTTTCTCGGCGATTCGGTTCTGGGGCTTGCCATCACGGCTGCTCTGTACGAGCGCTTTCCTGACGAGCCCGAGGGCTCCCTGGCCAAGCGCCGCGCCGGCGTGGTCTCCACTGTTGCTCTCGCTGATGTCGCCCGCACGATCGGTCTTGGGCAGCACATCTCGCTCGGCAAGGGGGAGGAGCAGACCGGCGGTCGCAACAAGGACTCGATCCTTGCCGATGTGATGGAAGCGCTTTTCGGAGCCACTTTCCTCTCGGCGGGTCGAAAAGCCGCAGACGACCTTGTTCTGCGCCTGGTTGGTCCGCTGATCGATGATCCTGGCCGCTACGGCGCGGCTGTTGATCCGAAGACGAGCATTCAAGAGCTTGCTGCGCGCCTGGGCGAGCCCGCTCCCTCATACGTGATCGCGAGCGAGGGTCCGGATCACGGGCGCGTTTTCACCGCCACCGTGACGATCGCCGAGTTCACGGGAACGGGCAGCGGCACCAGTAAAAAGCAGGCAGAGATGGCGGCGGCACGTCATCTCTGGCAGGCGGCTCACGCGCCGGGTTCGGGTGCCTGAGCTTCCGGAAGTCGAGGTGGTGCGCGCCGGGCTGGCGCCCGCCATCGTCGGTGCAACGATCCGTGCTGTCGAGGTGCGTGACGAGCGTGCCCTCACCCGTCACGTCCCGAGGGACGGATTGCTGGCGGAGGACTTCGAGCGCAGGCTCGTGGGCCGCGGCCTTTCCGCCGCGGTCCGCCGCGGAAAGTTCCTCTGGTTCTCCCTCGGCGATAACGAGGCGATCATCGCCCACCTGGGGATGAGCGGTCAGATGCTGCTGCGTGTTCCCGGCGCCGCCACCGAGCGGCACGAGCGCATCCGTTTCACCATCGAGCATCCGATGCACGGCGAACTCGCCGTTGTTTTCGCCGATCAGCGCACCTTCGGTTCGCTCGCGATCGATCGCCTCGTGCCGACGCCCGACGGCGCTGCCGGCGGTTTTGGCGCGCCGGAGGCCGTCGTGGCGTTGCAAGCGGCGCACATCGCACGTGATCCCCTGGACCCTGCTTTCGATGACGGGGCCTTCGTGCGGAATCTGCAAAAGCGGTCATCTGCCGTCAAACGACTGCTGCTCGATCAGACGATCGTCAGCGGCATCGGAAACATCTACGCCGACGAGACGTTGTGGGCGGCTCGGGTCCACCCGGAAGCGCCGGGGGCTCGGCTGTCGACGCGCGCGGGCGCGCGCATCCTCGACGAGGTTCGCTCCGTGCTCGACAAGGCCCTGGCGGAGGGCGGAACCAGCTTCGACGCGCAATACGTGAACGTGAACGGGCAGGCGGGGTATTTCGCGCACTCGTTGAATGCATACGGCCGAGGGGGACAGCCGTGTCCGCGGTGCGCCACGCCCATCGTGCGCGTGGCATTCACGAATCGCTCGTCACACTTCTGTCGTCGCTGTCAGCGTCGGCGTTAGCTACCTGTGCGGTCGGCGATCGTTTGACTTGCGTGTCGTGATGTTCGCGTGCGGAGCGCGAGCTCGTTAACGGCGAAGGGGTGAGCCAACAACGTCGAAGTGATTGCCGCCCATCTCGCCTGACAAGAGCGGCATCGCTTCTACGATGGCGGCGCGCACGCTCGGCAGTTCGAGTGAGGCCCGATGCGCGGCAGCAGAATCCCACAGCTCGATGACGAAGACGGTGTTGGGGTCGTCCTCGTGTGCGCCCACCTCGTATATCCGGCACCCTGCCTCGATCAACGCGTTGTTCGGACGCGTGAGGATCCTGATGAGTTCATCCCGTTTACCCGGATGTGCGCCGAGCGTGCCAATGTTCGCGAAGGTCATGGCGCGGACTCTACTCTCGTGGAGTTGCGTTATAGCAAGAAGGCGTTCCACACTCGTGAGATCCACCACGTGGCTGCGCAAAGCGCTACGAAGGTAGCGGCCGCGACACCGACGCGCTGACGGAGCCATCCAGGCACTGGGTGCACGCGCCGGTGACCACGTTATGGTCGTCAGATTCGACGGAACCTCCGATGGATTCGCCGCCGTGACACAGGGCACCCTGCACGCCACGACCGCGCAGAACCCCACAGAGCTCGGCCGTCAGTCGGTCGCCGTCATGGCACAGGTGCTCGCGGGTGAAACCGTTGAAGCGCTGCAGAACGTGGCCGTCGTCGTCGAAGCGCCCACGATCGCGGAGGAAGCACGGGGCTCGGTGCCGGAAGCGCTTGTCGAAGCCGCGCTGCCCGGCACCCCCATCGAGCGCGTGGCACGCGAAGAAATTAAGGCGCGCTTTCCGCACGCGAAGCTCGTGATCCGCACCGGGGAGACCACACCGTATGCCAACGCGATTCTTCGCTGCGGCGTGAACTTCTCACCTCGCCTCTCCTGTCAGCGCCGTTGGCGACGCCGCACCAGCTCATGTGCGACGATTTCGGAATGCGCATCACGGTGATCGGTGGCGGCGTTGGCTGCGCCCGCTTCGTCCTTGGCCTTCGGGAGCTCGTTCGCAGGCGCGGCGGGCTCGACGAGATCTCAGTTGTCGTGAACACGGCAGACGACTGGTGGGTGTCGGGGCTGCGTATCGCTCCCGATCACGACAGCCTCCTGTACGCGCTCGCGGGCGTGAACGACACAGAGCGCGGCTGGGGTCGCGCGGAGGAGTCTGAGCGAGTTTCGGCGGAGCTCGCGCAGTGGGGGACCGCGCCAGAGTGGTTCACGCTCGGCGATCTCGATCTCGGCACGCACATCGCACGAACGGCGTGGCTGCGAGCGGGCGCATCGGTCAGCGACGTTTATGCGCGTCTCGGCGCACGGTGGGATCTGGGCGCTGTTCTTGTGCCGGCTACCGACCAGGAAATCGACACGATCGTCGAGGTTGACGACGGGCCGATTCACTTCCAGGAGTGGTGGGTGCGGCACCGGTCGCAGATTCCGGCGCGGGGTTTCTCGCAGCAGAACATTGCGTCCGCAACCCCGTCTGACGCCGCGCGCGCGGCGATCACTGACGCCGATGTGATTCTCGTTGCCCCGTCGAATCCCGTTGTGTCTGTTGGTCCTATTCTTGCCGTTCCCGGGATGCGCGAACTCCTGCGAGAGGCACACGCTCCGGTCGTCGGAGTGTCCGGAATTATCGATGGTGCCGTCGTTCGCGGTATGGCCGATGCCTGTCTCACCGCGGTGGGGATTGACACGAGCGCCCGGGCGGTTGCCGAACACTATGGAGCGCGTTCGGCAGACGGTCTGCTGGACGGCTGGCTCGTCGACACAACAGACGCGGACGCGGTGCCTGCGCTGCGAGACATCGGGATCGAAACGCGCGCGGTTCCGCTCTGGATGCGAGATGCGGACACGAGTGCGCAGGTGGCCGCTGACGCCCTCGCCCTTGCCGCCACCGTCGAGCGCTGATCGGCATCAGACGAGCTTCTTCTCCCACGCACCCGAGCACGCGACGGGACGAAAACCCACACGCTCGTTGACGTCGAGCATGAACCGGTTCTCTTCCGCGTTCCAGGTGATGATGGACGGGCACTGCGGCATCGCGCTGCGCCACTGGATCAGACCAGCGCACTTGACGATCGACCCCAGCTTGTGTCCGCGGTGCTCCGGCGTGACGAGCGTGCCGTACTGTTCCGTTGGTCGGGAACGGTCGGCTGCCGCGACCAGGTCGTTGAACGCCGCCACGTCGCCGGTCGGAGTGTGAATCACCAGCGCAACGCCGATCTCGCGACCCGCCCGCTCGAGACGATCTTCGCGTCGGCGGACACGCGCGGCATCCCACCGCTGGGCTTCGATCTCCAGATCACCCGAGGGGATATCTGTTGACAGTCGCTGCAGAATCGCGGCGTAGCCATCGACGTATTCGTCCGGCGTGCGGCCGATCCAGCTGACAACGCGATAGTCGGGGCCAGCCGCGCGCAGCGCCTCGTCGAGGAGATGCTGAACCTCGTCGAAGGACCCCGTGAGGTCGAAAGAGCTGAGCCGCTCGACCTGCTGTAGGCAGAACCCATTGCGGAGCAGGCGCTCGGCGCGGTCATCTCGCGGAATCGATCCGGAGCCGGTCGGGGACGGAAGGCGTTCGGCATGCTGGTCAACGGGGTGAACGGAGTACAGCGACAGCGTTGTGCGGCCGTGTTCGCGCGCAATGCTCTCCAGCCGGGACAGGATCAGATCGTGCGCATCCGTCTTTTCTGCGGCGGCGCTCAGCTCGACCCACACCTCGGCGGTGTGGTCCGTTTCGTTGCCGTATTCGACCGCTCCAAAGCCGATGGCATCGTCGCCGGCGCGGGCGAGGAGCCCCACCTTTGTGTAATCCACCGTGTTGTGCCACTGGGTGAGCAGGTCAAGAGGGTCCTCGTCGAGCAGACCGTCGAGTCCCGAATCGCGGCTCCACTGATCGTTGCCGCAGGCAACCATGGCGAGGAAGTCGGCGGCATCGGGTGCGTCGAGGGAGTCGGGAACGTGCAGAGGGTGAATCGTGATGTTCATGAGGTTCTTGTTCGTGCCGGGGCACGGGTGCGAGCCGCGAAGCCCGCACCCGTGCCAGGGATGGAGGTGTCGATGTTGCGTGGGGCGTTCATCGTCCGAGCGAACCGCCGAGGGTTCCGCGGAGGATGATCTGGTGTGCTTCGTTCCGCTCGATGTCGCGCCGAACCTCGCGGGCAAGGTTAGCGTCGATGCGGTTGCGGGGTTTCCGGGGCGCGGCCGTCCGGGTGGAGCGGGCGCCCCAGATGAGCAGTGCGAGGCCGATCCTCATTGCGACACGGTCGACGAACCGTGTGCGGGGCACGGAGTCTGCGAGAAGACGCTCCGCGGCGTGGCCGATCTGCTGAACGGACGGCCGCGAGAGAGACGGAGGATGTTGAGTGGCGATCATGATTCGCTTTCGTTAATTGACGGAGGACGTGCAGAGAGAAGGGAGTTTTCCACCGTGAATGCGTGCAAAAAGGGAGCACCGATGGAGCGCCTAATGCGCGGTGCGAGAGGGCCCGATGGCGTCACAAAGACGTGGGCGCGAATGCCGAGACCTAGCTGGCTTCAGGGGATCAGAAGCGAGCGGAAACGAGCCGTAGCCCGAAGCAGGCTTCCCGGAGGATCCTGCTGAAACAGCGACGAACTATGCGTTACGTCGATATCCCATTCCCGGATATCCCATTCCCGTGGTGCATGCGCGCTGAGCGGGGCCGGAAGTCCAGGTGACATTCTTTGTGATGATCATCATGGTCTTCCTCCTCTCGACCTCTGCGGGTGATCGACCCGGGACGGTTAGTTGCCTGATGAACATAGCGACATCCCGGGCGTGGCGTCAAGGTTTCTTCCAGGAAACGGCGTGTCCCGTGTGTTTCCGGGGGTTCCCGGCGGCCGCTAGCTAATGTTCAGGGAGCATCCACCCGTGCACGAGAGGAGGGCCGAAGGCATGCACCTAAAGAGCCTGACTCTCAAGGGGTTCAAATCGTTCGCGAAACCAACAACCTTCGTGCTCGAGCCCGGCGTCACGGCGATCGTCGGCCCGAACGGCTCCGGTAAATCCAACGTCGTCGACGGGCTTGCCTGGGTGATGGGTGAGCAGGGGGCGAAGAGCCTTCGCGGCGGAAAAATGGAGGACGTCATCTTTGCGGGCACCGCAACGCGCGGTCCTCTGGGCCGTGCCGAGGTGCAGTTGACAATCGACAACGCCGACGGCGCCCTGCCGATTGACTACAGCGAGGTCTCGATTCGCCGAACGCTTTT containing:
- the rsmD gene encoding 16S rRNA (guanine(966)-N(2))-methyltransferase RsmD, whose protein sequence is MTRIISGDAGGTRLDVPPSGTRPTSDRVRESLFGALETTGMLDDTAVLDLYAGSGALGLEALSRGAATADLVEKGQKAAQIVRGNAARVQKATGREARTHAVAVQVFLRSTARTYDLVFIDPPYDLPPDQLAADLALVATVLASDGLVIVERAQRSGSPDWGAAGLVAYRDKSYGDTALWWGELP
- a CDS encoding ATP-dependent DNA helicase RecG; protein product: MSFTLETSLATAVGEKPAKQLQRGFGMETVGDLVAHFPRRYAVRGELTPISELPVGEPATIVAEVRSASVRSMRNRRGKIVEVIIGDGQDEMSLTFFGQEWRLKELTQGRRGVFSGKVGMYRDELQFSHPDYQLFEDDGDAVRSATEFADLPIPLYPATSTVRSWEVSKLIATVLDQLGPVPDPLSDEMRAQQKMLPAREALEKIHRPRTEIDHRHARHTLRMHEALVMQTALLQQRLLVKSAAATPRPAQPGGLLERFDRALSFTLTPDQETVGAQLAADLVSDSPMNRLVQGEVGSGKTLVALRAMLQAIETGGQCALIAPTEVLAGQHIRSITKMLGPDIAAEVIPTLLTGQMAAADRRRASLRVASGQARIVVGTHALLSDKTTFADLGFVVVDEQHRFGVEQRETLRAKGTHPHVLVLTATPIPRTVAMTVFGDLDVSTIRTMPAGRAGIETYVAPIAEKPAWFHRVWERTAEEVANGHQVFVVCAAIDTEGDGSAVQDDGTVLEAPPEGGPKGPRFGVVQVAELLGHQTSTSHLRIAILHGRMPGDEKDTIMQSFARGDIDVIVATTVIEVGVDVPNASTMVILDADRFGVSQLHQLRGRVGRGEVPGLCLLVTEALIASPARDRVDAVAATLDGFELAEVDLELRGEGDVLGDTQSGMRSSLKLLRVVKDASLIQQARGIAQGILDEDPTLEGHPELAVLLAARVSSEERAALRKN
- the coaD gene encoding pantetheine-phosphate adenylyltransferase; protein product: MSNRIAVVPGSFDPPTLGHLDIIRRAAALYDEIHVLVVHNPDKEGMLPLPLRLQLLEQSIAEAGFSGKVTVGSWSVGLLVDYAQEVGAGVLVKGIRGQQDVSYETPMAVVNNHLAGIETVFLLADPANSVVSSSLVRQVAGLGGDVSPYVPSAVARYLAQSTPSDF
- a CDS encoding YceD family protein, whose translation is MKNRLSGPFVLRVRDIVRQPGEMREHELTIPAPERWGQGIVAVQKDREIRIDVRLESVHEGVLVSGTAYTDFEGECSRCLKAISQPVEVEFQELFEYPGQETSDYELQDDHVDLETLVREAIVLTLPFQPVCRPDCPGLDPATGELRSDESGVAQEPIDPRWAALHKLTETESASDAVKTREEK
- the rpmF gene encoding 50S ribosomal protein L32, translated to MAGNPPKRRVSRSNTRSRRSQWKAKAPALVKTIENGKVVYSRPHQAKVVTDSQGTELYLEYKGRKVADA
- the rnc gene encoding ribonuclease III yields the protein MAVRTSESAQSSLTEKLGVEIDAELLALALTHRSYAYENGQIPHNERLEFLGDSVLGLAITAALYERFPDEPEGSLAKRRAGVVSTVALADVARTIGLGQHISLGKGEEQTGGRNKDSILADVMEALFGATFLSAGRKAADDLVLRLVGPLIDDPGRYGAAVDPKTSIQELAARLGEPAPSYVIASEGPDHGRVFTATVTIAEFTGTGSGTSKKQAEMAAARHLWQAAHAPGSGA
- the mutM gene encoding bifunctional DNA-formamidopyrimidine glycosylase/DNA-(apurinic or apyrimidinic site) lyase gives rise to the protein MPELPEVEVVRAGLAPAIVGATIRAVEVRDERALTRHVPRDGLLAEDFERRLVGRGLSAAVRRGKFLWFSLGDNEAIIAHLGMSGQMLLRVPGAATERHERIRFTIEHPMHGELAVVFADQRTFGSLAIDRLVPTPDGAAGGFGAPEAVVALQAAHIARDPLDPAFDDGAFVRNLQKRSSAVKRLLLDQTIVSGIGNIYADETLWAARVHPEAPGARLSTRAGARILDEVRSVLDKALAEGGTSFDAQYVNVNGQAGYFAHSLNAYGRGGQPCPRCATPIVRVAFTNRSSHFCRRCQRRR
- a CDS encoding putative quinol monooxygenase — translated: MTFANIGTLGAHPGKRDELIRILTRPNNALIEAGCRIYEVGAHEDDPNTVFVIELWDSAAAHRASLELPSVRAAIVEAMPLLSGEMGGNHFDVVGSPLRR
- a CDS encoding RbsD/FucU domain-containing protein, with product MVVRFDGTSDGFAAVTQGTLHATTAQNPTELGRQSVAVMAQVLAGETVEALQNVAVVVEAPTIAEEARGSVPEALVEAALPGTPIERVAREEIKARFPHAKLVIRTGETTPYANAILRCGVNFSPRLSCQRRWRRRTSSCATISECASR
- the cofD gene encoding 2-phospho-L-lactate transferase, giving the protein MRITVIGGGVGCARFVLGLRELVRRRGGLDEISVVVNTADDWWVSGLRIAPDHDSLLYALAGVNDTERGWGRAEESERVSAELAQWGTAPEWFTLGDLDLGTHIARTAWLRAGASVSDVYARLGARWDLGAVLVPATDQEIDTIVEVDDGPIHFQEWWVRHRSQIPARGFSQQNIASATPSDAARAAITDADVILVAPSNPVVSVGPILAVPGMRELLREAHAPVVGVSGIIDGAVVRGMADACLTAVGIDTSARAVAEHYGARSADGLLDGWLVDTTDADAVPALRDIGIETRAVPLWMRDADTSAQVAADALALAATVER
- a CDS encoding GNAT family N-acetyltransferase, whose protein sequence is MNITIHPLHVPDSLDAPDAADFLAMVACGNDQWSRDSGLDGLLDEDPLDLLTQWHNTVDYTKVGLLARAGDDAIGFGAVEYGNETDHTAEVWVELSAAAEKTDAHDLILSRLESIAREHGRTTLSLYSVHPVDQHAERLPSPTGSGSIPRDDRAERLLRNGFCLQQVERLSSFDLTGSFDEVQHLLDEALRAAGPDYRVVSWIGRTPDEYVDGYAAILQRLSTDIPSGDLEIEAQRWDAARVRRREDRLERAGREIGVALVIHTPTGDVAAFNDLVAAADRSRPTEQYGTLVTPEHRGHKLGSIVKCAGLIQWRSAMPQCPSIITWNAEENRFMLDVNERVGFRPVACSGAWEKKLV